In the Archocentrus centrarchus isolate MPI-CPG fArcCen1 chromosome 19, fArcCen1, whole genome shotgun sequence genome, CCTGATAAACATTACTATGTCATGAGTGTGTATTGGGGTTCTTTGATGTTCCAGAAAATATATGCTTTTTGGCAAACTTGTAACCACtatagtttgtgtttttcagcttcAATAGATCTGGTAAGATTTATCTAACTGCTAATATTTCAGACTTCTCTCAGCATTAGTAACATGTCTCACATAGTCCTACATGAACACACTCTTTGTCCCACATTTAATTTTTGAGTTCTGGTTATTCTGCCCTGGGTGCATTAAACCATCAGTGTATTTGGTGCTAAATTGACTCAGATTGGTTTAATTTTAGCCAATCTGGATTACTTTTAGTGTGTAATGGTGTTTGGAAAGTGATAAAAgattttttgtagtttttgttaAGACTTCTGTTATTGACAGGTGGGTTTTCAGGCAGGTTCTGAGTGAAAATAACCTGCAAAGAgagactaaaaaaaataatgattttaagTATTTATCAGCCAGCTGGATCCTGATGCAAGCCACTGAAATGAACATTaaaaattacacacagattCCACTGTGGTCATGCTGACTGACACCCAGTCTGTCAGAGATACTGACACACTGGGCtttaaaaagaagcaaagaTGAAAAACACATACAGCATTTCCTCCAGAAAGACATTCatgttttaatactttttttttagtccCAGTTATCATgctgtcagatttttttaatttttttttttgcagctgttgATGACTCAGTGATCGTCCCTCTTtggtattttacagttttttgttagtagaaaatagagaaaataagaaaataaagtcAGTCCAGTGTTCATCATGATAAAGTGCCTGTCTCAATCCAGAGTCAGGTCTTTGCTTGTTTAACTGCAAGCATGTGAGATAAATTATTTGGTATTTACTTGGATAAAAATGTGTTAACCCACACCGTGGAAAGAAAACTCGCTGTGTTGCCTCACTGACTCAGTGGGAAAGGGTTTGATCTGCAGACCGTGTCCATCCACCGGCTGCAACGAGCTGTTTCATTGGGTTTAATAAGGCGCAGCGTGATGACAAGTGAAGCCAAACGTCTTCTAACTAATAACCGCTCTGTTCCATGTTCATTTCCCACGCAGAGAAACTCACATGTGCATTTTGTCAGCATCACAGAGCAATAAATTCTTTTGATTTCAAGGCTTTCTGTTCTTACAACCTTGATTAAAATGCCCGTCGACCAGCTTAGGAAGGATAGCAGGTTCACAGACACAAACCAACAATGACCTGAGCGTGCATCAGAACCTGATATCTTATTCTTTTGCGTCACAGAGCTCCATTTTGTCCAAAAACTATTGGAAACATGCCAGTGTGCCACTGCGACATGTTCCTTCAttaccacaaaaacacacaccagtTTCTCTTAAGCCACATCTGACTGCTGGAAAAACAGAGAGCCAAATGTAGATTAAAACTCTGCATAAAATATTCCCTAAGAAACACACAATTTCCTTCCTAAAAAGTTTGACTTATTCCTTTTTACAAAGCTACATATCAAACATTTTAAGGAGATGCCCAGAGAAAGCATGGGAATGCTGTTGGTTTGGCTTTTCATGGACTCTCTACCCAAGAGTGAATTGTCTTTGGACAAAAAAAGAGCTCGATGGCACAGAGGAGTGAGATACTTATTTTTCATGCACCTCTTCCACAAAATTAAGTTcatataactttaaaaaaaataacatgttaaAAAACTATATGTTTATTTAACTCTTTaactttttaattaacttgaaAATGTCTCAGGAAcggaattttttaaaatattaagtctgtttcattatttttagcatttattaaCAAAAATTGGACAAAGATGAAATCATTACCTGCACATTGGTATGTGGTGGATGTGTGTGAAATGGGCTCAACCATACAGAAGCAcctgttttaataaataaaaatacattaaaaattaacGAGTGCCACTTTTTGCTACAAACCCAAAAGAGCCAGACGAAGAGCAGGTCCCACGTGGCCTGTAGGTGTCATCTGCACGGGCCCGTCACAGCGGTGCGAGGGTTTGATCTGCGGCCTGTGTCCGCTCTCTGGCTGCAATGAGCCGTTTCATTGGCTTTAATAAAGTGGAGTGTGCCAACAACTGTCAGCTAAGGCGTGAAGCCAAACCTCCCCACGTGCTCCAGATtggagaataaaaagaaaatgtagccGGGGCCTCAGACAGCGAgggccccccaccccacccaaccCCCAGCCATAAGGAGTCCATTATGCTCCCGTGTGTCACACAGCCTTCTTTGTGGCATCTCGGTGGCACGCTGTGGAGTTTGTAAAGGCCCGGCCCGGCAGAGCGCTGGCACACGGCAGTCAGGACACGCTGCTAAATCCCATTAGAGTCTGTCCAGAGGATACGAGGCTGCCAGTAACTGTCAGTCATCATCAGGCTTTAACCTCTGGGAGCACATCACTTTTAATTAACCTTAAAAACAAGAGACACAGGAACGAGCTTTAACATATCAGACAAACGTCTCAGCAACAATGCAACCTGTAGAGGAAAAATGAAAGATGCTACAGCCAtgaaatgttttgcttttcaaacaaaaagaagtgatttaaaggggaaaaaaactccATGAGTGAAAATGAtaatattaacaaaacaaaaaaaaaaaaagtgtttcgtgtgttatttttcatttaacccttaaattaataattattacACACCTCAAAGTCAGCCAGGGTTACAACTCTGGGATAGAGAAGCAAAACCAAAGGcttactctttttttcttatttgatgGCTGAAGATCTGAATCTTTAAAAGTGCTTCACTGGGGCAACCAAATACATATGTATTAAATTGCAGTCGAAATTATTTCATAATTTCATAAAAATACGTTTTAAGAGGTGACTTGAAGTTAGTTCATGACTCTGTCCCCTTTAGATTTCAGCTGAGGCCCCTGGGCCTTAAGAGGTCAGAGATGTAGTAATTATTATATGTCCTCCCTctcacctccacctctccttTGAGCATCCATATTTCGGGCTACTTGTCAACTCGTAGAGAAGCAGGAGGCTTCACGTGCGCTCAAGTTCCCCGCAGATCAAACAGCTCCAGGCTGCTGGTCATAGCAGTGGTTTCTACACACACTGTTTGAAAGTTTTGGTTCCTTCTGGAAGGTTTCAAGGTATGAAGCATCATTTGTATCACAGTTTTTTGCTGCTCAAAATGTAAGTTGCTATCAAACCAACGTTGGCTTAAAATGTTCCAACAATGAGCCTGCTGCTGGGAGAATCTGTTTACATGGGAGTTAGGACCCAACAGCAAGAAGTTACATTTTGTCTGAATTCAGCTGGAAAAAATTTTGATTCATTATGATCTAAAGTACGGGGGTGAGGGGTCTGCACACCCGTAATTTCCCTAAAAACATGagaataaaggttttttttaaaaaacataaattcaaATATGTCTTCAGTGAACTTGTATTCAGTGCTGGTGGTTTCAGCTCCCAAGAACAAGGAAAACTAAATCATTAAGTTTAAAAGGTacagtcagtcattttttttaggttatttaatagcaaaaaaacaacattttactCATAAATACATAAAGATTATTGTGCAATTATGTCTTCCAACAAAATTGATGCATTCTTATAAACTTATAATTGAGACATTAGGAGCCACCATGTCCCCccaccatatttgaatacagtgggCAGGAAGGACACCTCCCTTCCACTCGTATGAGAGTATTCACTAACCATCAGAGTCCAACAAAGTTACATCCACCTCAAAGACAGTTtcactaacagcagcaaaaacagcagcgcttgctgacagaaaagttcagcatTTCCTCAACAGCTCGCCTCAGTATCGCTGTCATCAGTCAGAAGCGAGCTTCTCTGGCTCATCGACTCATATCGAActcttttcacaaagttttccagcctcctccagagtaaataaaggCGGATGCTTCTCACCCGGCAGGTAAACGGTGAACCGGCAGCTACACAATAGGGAAAAACTGATCTGGAGTCATTttgctgtctgactgcactcactacagatgaagGGTGGCCGGAGTTTTTGAGGTGACTCTGGGGTAAAACtttaaaataccacaaaatatttaattgcctGTATCTACTTTTTATTACCCAATTTATTTCTGAGTGATGATGTTATTCAAACATTTTGTGACAtagtgtgtacaaaaatgtaattttttgacACAAACAGTAATAGAACCACGTGGGCCAACCGCAGCTGTTTCGATGTACAGTctcaatttaatatttttgatcTCTTGTTTGTCCTGTAGCAGCCACCGTAGCtgggattatgcacttgaattgggaggagtaagaaaacagaactcagctGACGTATCAGTGAAAATTTTACATATTGTAACTTTAAGAAAGTTTTAGcctcaaaaagtaaaaatgacgCAGATTTGATGTCAACTTTAAATTAAATCACACCATAGTAATAAtaggagatttaaaaacaattcaTGGTACCAAAGAAAAGTGAATATAGCTTAATTTAGAACCACTTCCACATCTCTCTATTTAATCATGATTAGAGATGTGGAGGTGacattttgaaattaaaaatagcTGCTGTGTGAAAAGACAgtctcaaagttttttttttttgttgtttttttgttttacatttaacaGGCGCAGATTGTGACTTTATAAATTATTTGTTCCCAAACTTTGACTTCAGGGGAGGAGCTGAAGCTCATTAACCTGTGTGATTCCAGCTTCACGGGCCACAGAGAGCCGCAccagaaaaacagctgcataattCAATTTCAAAAAGTTCACATTAAGAGGCTCAAGCACAAACCTTCAGATGTAGCGTGTTTGGAAATAAATtactatgatttaaaaaaaaaaaaaaaaaacttgtggagATCTAGAAATTCATTTAACTGCAGCAGTTTGAAAAGCAAAGCAGCGCTGCGGCCGGAGCGCACGCCCCGAAGCCAGGGGCCAGAGTTATTATAGTttcgtgttttttttccccattacttgttcttttacttttttgtttttagatcaATTTGGTTTCCAGAGcgagtttgctttttttttattcattttagttgctcttcaaacaaacagatgaaaTATAATtctagccattttttttttacaaattatcCGCTTTTTCCTAAATAAATTAAGATTAATTtgaatgaaacattttgactttttttttaaggtattaGCACTGAACTGGTGAGGCAGCTTTGCAGCATTATCTGTGTTCTAAGTTTAGCCATGTTGGAATAAAATCTTCATAAACCAACTGTGGAAAACAAACTATGTTTTTATGATTATTAGTGGCTTGTAGTACACAGGGAAAGGACAGTTCTTATGAAATATAACTTGTTTTCATTCagtagaagaaagaaagaaatgtaccAAGTGTACTTGGACCGCCCAGCATTCAGTTATTTCCAGCTTtaaagtctgtgtttttgtgtaaagtGTAGATTcgttcatttaaataaaagttaactTTCAATTAAACATCGCTCTCTCTCTGGTTAAAACTCTGAATGTTATAAATCTGCACTTTATCACCTCCATCACCTTCTTCCTCCCGTTCTGCTCTTCTGCTTGGCCGGCTCACAGCGGCGCACTGAGACGCTTCTAATCCTCTTTTGATGAACTTGGTTAATGGACCTCCAGCAGCGCATTTGGCTCTGTTCATTAAGCAGCACACGACCCTCTCCACGCCCCCAGAGCACGCAATGCACGTCCCCGTGGCCCCCCAGTCCATAAATTCACCCACCAATGTTGAGAAATTTGAACGCTCTCGGTGAACTGACTGATTTTGGTCTTCTGGCCCAAGTTGGTccaggaaaaggaggaggagaagagagatGCCCCCGCGTAAAAGCCTATTTGCGCCTTTCGTCTCTGTAGACCCGGAGGGAGGGGTCCGCCCTGCGGCCCCAGTGGCTCTCCACGCCGATATCCACGCTCTGCTGCAGCGGAGCCGTGCGCCGGAGCGGCAGGGGGCAGAACGCACCAGCGACTACCAGGACCCTCCGTGCGCCATAGTGGAGCTCCGACTGGGCCCCGGCGTCGGAGCGCTGCACTACCTGCAGCCGGACAAGTGCGCTCTGGAGAGGGCGCAGCGACGGCGGCGTCTTGCTGCCAACGcccgggagaggaggagaatgCTGGGACTCAACGTCGCCTTTGACCGGCTCCGTAGCGTCATCCCGAACCTGGAGAGTGACAAGAAGCTCTCAAAGTCTGAGACTCTGCAGATGGCGCAGATTTACATCGCCACCCTCAGCGAGTTGCTCCAGGAGGGCGCGGGTGCAGCCTCGGTACCGGGTCACGCACCGCGGCCCCCGGTTACAGCTTCGCCCTCACAGGGAACCAAAGCGCTGGCAGCAGGGGACCCACCGCGGCCGGTGAGGGACTTTCACACCGCGAGGAGCAGCAACAGAGGCCCGATGCGCCCAGAAGAGGAGCAGATGAGCTTTGAGGACATGTAGGACACCAAGAGACGCTTAAAGACTTAATGAACGTTTTAAAAAgactttttccacatttttaacATGAATATTTGTAATTATTTGTTCATCAGTAAAAGAcattaaagtaaaaattaaaatgactttttttttaatttaatgccaTAAACAATTTGACACGTTTGTGGACTTTTagctaaaactgtatttttcataAATCTTTCTTGCCATCAACCCAGAGCCAATGAAAATCCACTTTACTGTCAATATCTACTTTTTACTGAGGAAACAAACTTTAGACGAGTCTGAGTCAACTTTGTGGGGCAGATTTTTCTTCACAAATTAATCACCAGcaaccaaaaatgaaaaaaaaaaaaagctctgttcAGGATTTACTGAAAGTatcaatttttattattttaaaattatgtacAGGTAACCAAAGACATCAGTCTGCAAATTGGTACAAAGATCAAGTTTTCCTGCAGGTGGCTTGTTAAGAAGCTCTCTGTCtgtccaaaaacaacaacacggCTGGGAGAAAAGgctttagaaaaagaaaaaaatagaatcgGATTCAGAAAAGTAGAGTCTACGgtctaaatttaaatttaacccCGGCCCACCCGAGACCCCCAAACCCCCCCTCCATCACTCTCCTCCTACACGAGGAGGTCAATCTATTTACAGGAAACTATGTACAAAAAGCTCTTCCATTCATTCTTCCAGACATCTGTGAATAAAGCTCTTGTAAACTTTTCTTAAAGGAGTGTGAAGgtttaaattgtgtgtgtgtactgatcaccacagagaaacaaatacaaaagcaacaataacatgAACAATGACACAATCTGAATTTTAAACCAGCtgaggggagaaaagaaaattaataaaaaaaaaaaaaaaaaaatcaattcaattttaatttttttcaactCTAAACATGAAATCAAACACCAGCAGGAGCTCTcagcacagaaaacaaataatgactgatgacaaaaaaaaaaaaaaaaaaaaaagcaaaaagaataaaagatttGAACTGAAAGCTTTACAATGTTAGTTTGCTCAGAGGATGGTCTTTTATTCGGGGTCGTTTTCTCAAAATGTTTTTGAGAAAAGAATCGAGCCTAGGTTCATCACATCTCTGTTTGTCAAAGGGGAAGCTATCTCAAAGCACAGGTGCGTGGTTGATTTTCGAGCAGGAAAACTCAAGGGCTGAAAAATGTGATGCAGAAgcatcaaaaactgcagttcctctaatgtccacttgaggctcaaAGAGTGAGTCAGTTCTCAGAGACTCCCAGATCAAAACGCCTGAACTTACAGCAGAAATGATCGCGTTAACAGCctgatagaaagaaaaagaaaaaaaaaatgtttggtcTAACGATAGTTTGATCCTTCACGATGGACGCTTGTTTGAgttagctctgccaatcaggaagctctgtgAAGGTACGTCGTTTCCTTGTTAACCGGAAACTGGAGGAGgaaggcatcagctgtccaacagt is a window encoding:
- the atoh1c gene encoding protein atonal homolog 1 → MPPRKSLFAPFVSVDPEGGVRPAAPVALHADIHALLQRSRAPERQGAERTSDYQDPPCAIVELRLGPGVGALHYLQPDKCALERAQRRRRLAANARERRRMLGLNVAFDRLRSVIPNLESDKKLSKSETLQMAQIYIATLSELLQEGAGAASVPGHAPRPPVTASPSQGTKALAAGDPPRPVRDFHTARSSNRGPMRPEEEQMSFEDM